The Methanosphaera sp. BMS genome contains a region encoding:
- a CDS encoding Ig-like domain-containing protein gives MKTRKIILLVALLVVLMGAVSATGVSDETLGDDTLDSSDRVAQYTTPATVEESVTSQPKESKKIVKEEKNSKTAGKTYDVNDYDTLHSVLTSDVYDRLTLNIKSNVKLKGNTELNEAIKTVTINGGGKTIDGSNYYQFLRIESANVTINNVKIINCYSTDNGGAIYNSNGKLIINNTVLSNNIAYDDINRKDNYGGAIYNDKGILNISNSTLNNNQVRTDGWAGDASGGAIYNNNGKLTISACKLNNNSVLGYNGNGGAVYTGGKATITNTTLNNNRANSNAGSSYDGYAYGGAIYNVMDLTMENMTVNNNTAVKESRMSTYNNGAIYNSKGNLIINNATLKNNIIAICSNGTLTMTDSRINNDTIDNDHGKMTINNSTLNNNSSISNYYGNIILNNCTLKNSKYVYNGTMWSGFDVTGGAIHNMYSTMTINNSILKNYELYSVNDDAAGGAIYNYEGKMTINNSLLDNNTVKGEYEDNTLGGAIYNEGDLIINNTTFTNNTAPSGGAIYNEGNLSITNSILANNKATYGGAIFHNGSNFNMTKSIFTNNTAINGAAIYNHGKASIEENTFQTNKAQVDGKAIIKAVYATTSNNTNAETSKYSGTIYTRTYADVTIINNIFDDGIKYTKTTVQTNNGIIGEKLTLKATVTDTNNQKVNEGNLIFKLNGVTIKDNGKLTGSNNPLKVKVANGTATATIKPDLDMRNADKLTAHYIGTDLYNASASSTAKIQIIQRNASIVVSTNVKTIKQGQVLTLIAKVYDTTNGKKSTNLTAFNDQFVYFKVNGITLKDTKGAMLKVKIVNGTATTQYTIPLGLSGVTDGKTMTPKNHTILAGFYNKNYQEDIRNTTYFQVERSNITITITNATVNAKTHKLSLTATIRDYLGNIVKGPNKCVIKINGISLKNGTQARYYYSTDGILNIQNIDIPSYTNYKTIEIVTQDRLAYKSQRNTTTTIKVTK, from the coding sequence ATGAAAACCAGGAAGATAATACTGTTGGTTGCACTGCTTGTAGTACTTATGGGTGCAGTAAGTGCTACCGGTGTTTCAGATGAAACACTTGGTGATGATACGTTAGATTCAAGCGATAGGGTAGCACAATATACTACACCTGCAACTGTAGAGGAAAGTGTAACAAGCCAACCAAAAGAAAGTAAGAAAATAGTAAAAGAAGAAAAGAATAGTAAAACCGCAGGTAAAACATATGATGTAAATGACTATGACACACTACACAGCGTGCTAACAAGTGACGTATATGACAGGCTGACATTAAACATCAAATCAAACGTCAAACTAAAAGGCAACACAGAACTCAACGAAGCAATAAAAACAGTGACAATAAACGGAGGCGGAAAAACGATTGACGGGAGTAACTACTATCAATTCCTCAGAATCGAATCAGCTAATGTAACAATAAACAACGTTAAGATTATCAACTGTTATTCAACGGATAACGGTGGAGCAATATATAACTCCAATGGTAAACTAATCATAAATAATACTGTACTGAGCAATAACATTGCCTACGATGATATAAATCGAAAAGATAACTATGGTGGAGCAATATACAACGATAAGGGTATTTTAAACATCAGCAACTCTACACTCAACAACAATCAGGTACGTACTGATGGATGGGCTGGAGATGCTTCTGGTGGAGCAATATACAACAACAACGGTAAACTCACAATAAGTGCGTGTAAACTAAACAACAACTCCGTATTAGGATATAACGGTAACGGGGGAGCAGTATACACGGGTGGAAAAGCAACCATAACAAACACTACCTTGAATAACAACAGGGCTAACAGCAACGCAGGTTCCAGTTATGATGGTTATGCCTATGGAGGAGCGATATATAACGTCATGGATTTGACAATGGAAAATATGACGGTAAATAACAACACCGCAGTTAAGGAATCACGTATGTCAACTTATAATAATGGAGCAATATATAACTCCAAGGGTAATCTAATCATCAATAACGCCACACTAAAAAATAATATAATCGCAATATGTAGTAACGGTACTTTGACCATGACAGACAGCCGGATAAACAATGACACAATAGACAATGATCATGGAAAAATGACGATAAACAACTCCACACTAAACAACAACTCATCAATATCCAACTATTACGGCAATATAATACTAAATAATTGCACGCTAAAAAACAGTAAATATGTATATAATGGTACTATGTGGAGTGGATTTGACGTTACCGGTGGAGCAATACATAACATGTATAGTACCATGACCATAAATAATTCTATATTAAAAAATTATGAACTATACTCGGTTAATGATGATGCCGCCGGTGGAGCAATATACAATTACGAGGGTAAGATGACCATAAACAATTCATTATTAGACAACAATACAGTTAAGGGAGAATATGAGGATAACACACTTGGAGGAGCAATCTACAATGAGGGAGATTTAATCATCAACAACACCACCTTCACAAACAATACGGCACCATCCGGTGGGGCAATATACAATGAGGGAAACCTTAGCATAACCAACTCTATACTGGCAAACAACAAGGCCACATATGGAGGGGCAATATTCCACAATGGAAGTAACTTCAACATGACAAAAAGCATATTCACCAATAATACCGCAATCAATGGAGCGGCAATCTATAATCATGGAAAAGCATCAATCGAAGAAAACACATTCCAGACAAACAAGGCACAAGTCGATGGAAAAGCCATAATAAAGGCGGTATATGCAACAACATCAAACAATACCAACGCGGAAACATCTAAATATAGTGGAACAATATACACGAGAACATATGCCGATGTAACAATAATAAACAATATATTTGACGACGGAATAAAGTATACAAAGACAACAGTACAAACAAATAATGGAATAATAGGAGAAAAACTAACATTAAAGGCAACAGTAACCGATACAAATAATCAAAAAGTTAATGAAGGAAACCTGATATTCAAACTAAACGGAGTAACCATAAAAGACAACGGAAAACTAACCGGCAGCAATAATCCACTTAAGGTCAAAGTAGCCAATGGAACAGCCACTGCCACGATAAAACCCGACCTGGATATGAGAAATGCCGACAAGCTCACAGCACACTACATCGGAACAGACCTGTATAACGCCTCTGCCAGCAGCACGGCCAAAATACAAATAATACAACGTAACGCCAGCATAGTAGTATCAACCAACGTAAAAACAATCAAACAGGGACAGGTGCTAACACTAATAGCAAAAGTATATGATACCACCAATGGTAAAAAATCAACCAACCTGACAGCATTCAATGACCAATTCGTCTACTTCAAGGTAAACGGCATCACACTAAAAGACACAAAAGGAGCAATGCTCAAAGTAAAAATAGTAAACGGTACCGCTACCACCCAATACACAATACCACTGGGACTATCCGGTGTAACAGACGGCAAGACCATGACACCAAAAAATCACACCATACTCGCCGGTTTCTACAACAAAAACTACCAGGAAGACATAAGAAACACGACGTACTTCCAGGTAGAAAGATCAAACATCACCATAACCATAACAAACGCTACCGTAAACGCCAAGACACATAAACTGTCACTCACCGCTACAATCAGGGACTACCTGGGCAATATCGTTAAAGGACCAAACAAGTGCGTAATAAAAATCAACGGCATCAGCCTCAAAAACGGTACACAAGCAAGGTACTACTATTCAACAGATGGAATACTCAACATCCAGAACATTGACATACCATCATACACCAACTATAAGACAATAGAGATAGTAACACAGGACAGACTCGCATATAAAAGCCAAAGAAATACCACGACAACCATAAAAGTAACCAAATAA